Genomic segment of Lagopus muta isolate bLagMut1 chromosome 3, bLagMut1 primary, whole genome shotgun sequence:
CATGTGGTTTTGCAAAACCTTAGTGAATTATTAATTTGGGTTGAATATAAACAAccctattaaaagaaaaaaaaaaaaaaagaattaaaaaatacaatataGTTAAAAATAATCAAGGAAAATTtttaatacacacacacacacaaaaaagaatgGCAGAACGGGCAACCTTAAACTGACCTACATAAAAGCTGTAAATCTTTAAGTCTGAAGAATATcttataaatacatttacaCATGCATCCTTCCATGTACCTACAGTTTGCTTGAGAAGAATTCTACAGAAGCATGTCTCCAGACTGTCTGAGAAGAACCtcactgtcacagaatcacagaatcataggggtgctccagagatcgagtccaaccccgctgccaaagcaggttccctacaccaggttgcacaagtaGGTCCATTATAAGAGTAGGCAAGAACATCAACCTGAGCAAaaagctgtgccactgcactgAACCAAATGAAAGCATCCCGATCATCTACAGAACGTACAGCTCAGGCCCAACATATGTTAATGTAATAGCAGACAGACTTCACACAGAGCAAGCTTACAAAACCATATGAAACACCAtgcaaatataaagaaataatgcAACAAAAAATTACAGTTCGCTCTAAAAATTAATATCAGTTTCTTCCCTCACCAGAGGTAAACTGAATACAAGAGGGAAAACATAGCAGTAGAGATAATTTTATAAACAGACATTACTGTTCTGTGAATTCAaccttttctgcagaagagaCTCTTGAATGTTCCACACATGTAAGTATGCTTTCCACCGTGCATATCAAGATGTAGGTCGTAGTCATGCAGTCCATATTCCGGGTCAATATCATCCAGCACAGGTTTATCAGGTTGAAGAACATACTGACTGTtaagtcaaaaagaaaaaaaaaagcaactgagtTAAGCAACAGGGAAGAATTTAATACAAAGAGATACAATATATAGCCTACACTGAGAGGATAATTTTGGAGAagttatgagaaaaaaaaaaaaatttggaagatacctatttgttttttttttttgccagtacTTTTGAAAGTCAAACATCTCCAGTTCATCATGTTTCTTTAACAGTTTATTAGTAAACTGTCCAGTCTAGCCAAAGGCAGAAAATACAAGAGTCGACTTTAAAAGAGACATCTGCAACACTCCTAAATACAGACTTGTTCACATAAGATGAAAAATGCATCGTTTTAATTACAAATCTAAAAGCCAGTGAGAGACAGACTTCTCCAGAATATCAGTTATTGTCTGTGACTACTAAACTATTGCACACAAATGATCAGTAGAGCCCAAATTCCTGAGCAAATCCTACATAGTGTCCTTTTGCTGTTCAGAGAGATCATATTAAGTCTTaccttaaatgaaaaaaaaaaaaaaaaagtcataccAAGTTGTAGCAGGCATGCAAGACTACCACTAGCATGTACAACTCTGTCTGAGCCGCAAGTTGAGCAggtgggaggaggggaaaaCAAATCTCTAAAATAATCTGCAACAGCTAAAAATGTTCTTACCATTTCAAACCATTTCTAGATATTATttacacaggaagaaaacacttaATAGGAAATTCAGTCACCTTTACGACCAGACTGAAAGGCACCTTACCAATATACTATACTatactttaaaattattttcccacaCCCTAAAATGTCTTCTTTTAGGTCTCCTGAGAGGAGGAAATGAAAGGCCTGCATGTGAAAAGGGAGAAAGTATTTGGAGAAAGAGAATAATTCTAACTTTTTCAAAATAGCAAATACTTGTATGACTGAATTATTTCCTTAACAGCATAACAATGGCAacatttcagtagaaaaatacttctgtacCTTTGTATATAGTCACCCTAACTTGTTTCTATTGAACAAGAATGGTCAATTACTGCCTAAATACAAACTCTTATCAGCAACCAATTCTAATTGGAAAACTAAAAGTTTTACTCATAAGGTTATCTTTATTGCCCacaaagaaggggaaaaagaaaacaaaaaaaaacaaacttacaCTTTTGCAGAACCCAAAGCACTTCTCTCAAGAAGTTGATGATAATGAAGACTCACCataacaaaagcaatttcattaCTTTCCTGCAAAGATAATTAAAGTAGGTGCATTTTCATCTGGAAACACTCTTTTTTACAAGGTCTTCCTGAGCATTAAAATTCATTGAtaaatgctgctgcttattACCCTGCCTGTTATTGTAATAATGGCACCATTTAACACATGAACAAATACTCCTATAACTGCTACTCTTTTCATAAGAGTACAGAATGTATGTAAAAGATCACTGCACTCCTGCTTCATGGGGAAAAGCAAGGAAACTAGCTCTGCCAAGGCAAAACTTAGCATCAACAATTTGTGAATCTTACCTCTCTAGCACCTACTTACCACTTCAAGGAGGATACCTAAGAAGAATTAAATAGACCTTACTCTCAGCTACTGAATACCTAAGCATCAAGCTTTACATCCATAAGGAACTATTTGCAAAGAGGGTAAACATCAGTGTTTACGGAGCTAttcaacagaaaaactgaatttcaaagTAAAACCCTAGATGTCTTCACTAGATTGTATACTACTGGAAAAATGGTAAGACATACATTCGATAGGCTGAATAgctcaaagaaaaattaaagtttGTGTTGAGAACTAAACAGAGCCaaagatatatattttacttGCAGAATTAGAGAACACAAAGATTCTACCTCTCactttattaagaaaaatgcatttttaagtcACATATTTGCATACACATCAGTGGTAAAAGTGTTCACTGTCAGCATTCTATTATACTCCTAAAAAGCAGTCCACTATTGTTTTCATCTCTCTGGGTCACCAAATAGAAAATTACACCCCCAATCACAAATTTTTTTAGCTATACTCATACTTTTGTAGTGTAAAATTAAAACTATAGAAGATATAATAAGATAGATTCATTAGTCACGGCATCTCCCCATCTTCCTCTTTCCAAATACCAGAAAGCCCACATAACCTGTTTTTGGTAGTCAAGACAACTAGCATCAaccatttctgttctgttgccAAGCTATGTCTAAAAACCAAGATGTCGGGCATCTATGACTATTACATTAATCTACAACTAACTGCCTATGGTTACTCTGCCCACATAGCAAGCAAGAGCAGCTGCTCAAAGATTAAGCAGGAAAAATGTATTAGAACGTGACAATCAATTGTTAACACATTTGTGGAACTTATATCTAAACCATTTCCAGGTGCTGAAGTTCTTCTTCCAAGCACAGGAAGAGCTAACATATCAACACAACCGTAGGGACAACAACACAGAGGCACCAATCTACTAAATAACATCTGAATATCAAAGGAAATTGTTGTTTAGTTATTTGAGCTTTTCAAAGATTAAGAAAGTCAGTATCAGGCTTGCAGATGTCAGCCAGCCCCAAGATTTCTAGGAAACTGACTCCTTTAAGTAATAGCGAAGCATTCTTTCTGTGGTTTTAAACAGTACCTCTCTGGTAATTGTGTGTATTTGAGATAGCAAGAGTTcccagctgaaaataaaaatagttctGAGTTACTGTTCATAGCCTCCCTGAGCAAAGCTCCTTGCCAGTGCTAAAGAGTGTAATTAAATCTACCTCATAGCCATGGCAGGGGGAACAAGGAATGGCTGCCGCTCCTGAACTCAACCCAAGAGCAGAATGTTTGAACCAGACTTTCACAGAATCTTGCTTTAAACCACTTCAGGAAGACACCTGGGTCCCAACATAGCTATCCAGTGCGAAGATGCAGATTCCTTCTAAGCAGATATCTGCTTTAGAGGTTTTACCCTGCTCTCTAAAAGATGCTCATCTCTACGTACAGTTCACGGAGACTAACCCCTTAATGTAGATACTTTAGTTAGACACTGAATATCACAGAGCATCCCCACAAGAGCACTACTTACAGCCTTACCACTGCTAAGAATAGGATACAATTACTTGGTGATGTAGACCAAGGGAAGCAATTGGCTTCCAAGGTGCTTTGTAGGAAAGTATTGCCTTAAATTGAAAGGAACAGGTCAAGTAGTGAGTACAGGGGCTGCGAAGCACTGTCATCCTCAAAACTCTgctatttaaaatgtctttgagTAATCAAAAATTGACATACAatgactgcaaaataaatacaacgGAACACAGAAATAATGTCTTTACAGTATCTAATACATTGATATAAAACAGTTCTTAACTTAGAGGCTTTTTTGTTTGGGAAGTACAGATACACTTGTGACTGCTTTTTAGAGTACAGTAAATGATCAAATGACTGTTTCTACctgtattttcctgcttttagtTTAGACAAGAGCTCTAAAATCcaaagtaagtaaataaataaataaacagaaaagatgcaataaaactaaaaagcaaaatgtttccttACCTTCCACAGTCCAACAACAAGTCCTGGATTCAAACTGAAGAGTTGGACAAGGTTATCAGATGCAACTGCTACACTGCTTTCAGTCAGGTGAGAGAGAGAATACTCAGCAATTAAGGAACGTCGACGAGGACTGTGATAAGAACACACAGAATATAGTAACAAGATTACAGACATAATACAGATAGACTTTctaggaaagaaacaaattagGATCGCTCCTACAGCGTCATTATCAACaagtaacaacaataaaaatgtcaaaaatcCTATGCTAAAACTCACCCATTCTTGCTGGAAGCAGCGCTTTGGCCAGGAAGCAGTGGTATAACTCCAAATAATTTTAGAGTTGACAGAACGTCTAAGCATGGCCAACCTGTACCATACCAAAATATACTAACAGACGTGTGCTTAAATGATAGGTGTGCCTTCTCCATCACGtgttcctttccatttttgtcCTTTAGAACAATTATCCAACTCAAGCCAGAGGCTCTGTTATTCAGGGATGGAGAAAGAACAGGAGtgtttagaaaaacaaacaaagcattcaCAAAGGTTCTCAAAGTAACTATGCTTACAATAATATTTCTAAATTTGAATTAATTGCTATTCATTTAAATCATTCATAGGCTATAGTTGTACCTTCACAACACAACGTGCATTTTATAGATCTATTTTCACATTTCCTCAGCTTTGCAAAGCCATTAACattctgtacatttttcttGAGTAAACGTCTTTTGTGACAAGGCATTGCTTACTTTATAGCTTTTTGGTTTTCACATGGAAGACCTGTACATGGATCTACAGGTTTAACAAGTTGCATTACTCTAGTTTTGACAGCAGCTATTTGTTTCAAGATGTATTCTTTCTTCCAGTATCCAGGCTTTCTATCCTCTACAACAGCACAGCTCGAAGGAACAGTTTCCATCCGtaaaaactcatttttccaGATTCTCCGTTTTGCtggaaaacaactgaaatagATTTTCAGCCAgattccactggaaaaaaaagaacacagaggaAGTTACTTAATTATAAGCAGTAACCATCAAGTCACTTCAGCAATACAATAGAAAGTCCATTTACACAGGCAGATCTCGGTTATCACTGAGCATAATGTTGGTAGAAAATATGAAGTCCCAGAGTATCAGCAAATGGGGCTTAATCTAAATCTAAGTTTAAAGAGGACATGAATGTGTAGCCTCCCATATACTGGTTATTGCAAAGGCACAGGTTTGACAGTTTTCCATATGATGATCTCTGAATAGCTCATATCAAGTGTAAATCTCAATGCTAAAAGATGGTAGATGTCAGTAAGCATGCCTTATGAGCTTATGAGGCCATCTCAGAGGATACAGACTCTTTGAATATACTTTTTCTTCTACAGTATAAGTGAGATCTACTTAGAACTTCCTGCTCttccacagcaaaaaaaaaaaaagttacccaATACATTCATAAAATTTGCCAGCAAGGTTGATAAATATCACAAATACATTAAGAGAAAACGTTAGGATAGTGCTCTAAAAAGTAGAATCTTTATCTTGGACTTTCCACTGTGCTTTGCCTTTCAATAACACAATAGATAAGCGATTTTTAAGTCTTCCTTTGCTTTATACTGCtactttcttcctttaaagTCACTGagcagatattaaaaaataatacattcagATTTGAGAAAAAGTTATCaacaggaatgaaagaaaaaagtcttgtCTGTCTTCCTGAGAAGGTAGAATCCAAAGACAACATAGGCATACCATGActtaaatgaaaactgtatAAGTTTAAGTagttgcttttgaaaattcCACCCCCAAACAATGATGCATTCTcctcaaagaaaaataaccagTGAAAAAAAGTTACTGAAGAAATACAATCCAGACTGCTCAAAGCTTTTCACTTATATATGATGGAAATACCAATGACAAGTCAAACCcgtctgcattttttttttccccaagagcTCTGGATACCAAGATCAAAGAATTACCCAAGAGGAATGACAGATTCACCTCTTTTCTGTTAGGAAAGGCAAGaggatttatttctttcccagCTCTCAATTATCTCTAGGGTAGTACAGAGATACTGAGTACAAGATGTTAGACGAACTCAAACAATAATCTGCAAATTACTGTTGCCAATTAGACTGCTAATTCTGAACTCACAAAGTCTACATAACTGCTAAAGAAAACTAATAGCAGAAATCAAATTCTCAAGAGA
This window contains:
- the FBXO15 gene encoding F-box only protein 15 isoform X2, which gives rise to MNMSQSFAAGSRKYSETVNVDSLCWTPPINSKPSVCIENIPSEMLIKVFSYLDAVSLLHVACVNKRFYQLASDNGIWLKIYFSCFPAKRRIWKNEFLRMETVPSSCAVVEDRKPGYWKKEYILKQIAAVKTRVMQLVKPVDPCTGLPCENQKAIKASGLSWIIVLKDKNGKEHVMEKAHLSFKHTSVSIFWYGTGWPCLDVLSTLKLFGVIPLLPGQSAASSKNGPRRRSLIAEYSLSHLTESSVAVASDNLVQLFSLNPGLVVGLWKESNEIAFVMVSLHYHQLLERSALGSAKVQYVLQPDKPVLDDIDPEYGLHDYDLHLDMHGGKHTYMCGTFKSLFCRKGDIENGYLKLTVVSLKDNAKHIPLIGTVGLSWETAAFKGIVKDCYMMDVTVLDETQKPFWCFSAPVCMELSSKVSNLYDYMGHIYTTVYADSEGKVCAELVWLEETKEYFIVSLVLYISTEKVNNWYGTKY
- the FBXO15 gene encoding F-box only protein 15 isoform X3 — translated: MSQSFAAGSRKYSETVNVDSLCWTPPINSKPSVCIENIPSEMLIKVFSYLDAVSLLHVACVNKRFYQLASDNGIWLKIYFSCFPAKRRIWKNEFLRMETVPSSCAVVEDRKPGYWKKEYILKQIAAVKTRVMQLVKPVDPCTGLPCENQKAIKASGLSWIIVLKDKNGKEHVMEKAHLSFKHTSVSIFWYGTGWPCLDVLSTLKLFGVIPLLPGQSAASSKNGPRRRSLIAEYSLSHLTESSVAVASDNLVQLFSLNPGLVVGLWKESNEIAFVMVSLHYHQLLERSALGSAKVQYVLQPDKPVLDDIDPEYGLHDYDLHLDMHGGKHTYMCGTFKSLFCRKGDIENGYLKLTVVSLKDNAKHIPLIGTVGLSWETAAFKGIVKDCYMMDVTVLDETQKPFWCFSAPVCMELSSKVSNLYDYMGHIYTTVYADSEGKVCAELVWLEETKEYFIVSLVLYISTEKVNNWYGTKY
- the FBXO15 gene encoding F-box only protein 15 isoform X1, giving the protein MAVARGSALLQCGRGAAPAPAGLGRLCSFTSVAASRSGRAAVLRNMSQSFAAGSRKYSETVNVDSLCWTPPINSKPSVCIENIPSEMLIKVFSYLDAVSLLHVACVNKRFYQLASDNGIWLKIYFSCFPAKRRIWKNEFLRMETVPSSCAVVEDRKPGYWKKEYILKQIAAVKTRVMQLVKPVDPCTGLPCENQKAIKASGLSWIIVLKDKNGKEHVMEKAHLSFKHTSVSIFWYGTGWPCLDVLSTLKLFGVIPLLPGQSAASSKNGPRRRSLIAEYSLSHLTESSVAVASDNLVQLFSLNPGLVVGLWKESNEIAFVMVSLHYHQLLERSALGSAKVQYVLQPDKPVLDDIDPEYGLHDYDLHLDMHGGKHTYMCGTFKSLFCRKGDIENGYLKLTVVSLKDNAKHIPLIGTVGLSWETAAFKGIVKDCYMMDVTVLDETQKPFWCFSAPVCMELSSKVSNLYDYMGHIYTTVYADSEGKVCAELVWLEETKEYFIVSLVLYISTEKVNNWYGTKY